The window GGCGGTGCGGCGTCGGCTGCGCTATGAGGTCAAGGGAGCCAACGTCGCCGTACCCGAGGGCGGCGAGACCAGGACCGCGCTCGCCAAGGCGTTCCCGATCTCCATCGACACGGCGCCGTACCTGGAGCTCGCCGCGCGACCGGACGTCCGGGCGAGGGCGGCCGAGATCCGCGCGAGTCTCGGCAACCCCAAACGGATCCTGCTCGGGGTCGACCGCCTCGACTACACCAAGGGCATCGGTCACCGGATCAAGGCCTACGGCGAGCTCCTCGAGGACGGGCGCCTGGCCGTCGAGGACGTCACGCTCATCCAGGTCGCCAGCCCGAGCCGCGAGCGCGTGGACGCCTACGCCCACCTGCGCGACGAGATCGAGCTCGCGGTCGCCCGCATCAACGGCGACCACGACACGGTCGGACACTCCGCCATCCGCTACCTGCACCAGGGCTATCCCCGCGAGGAGATGGTGGCGCTCTACCTCGCGGCCGACGTGATGCTCGTGACCGCGCTCCGCGACGGCATGAACCTCGTGGCCAAGGAGTACATCGCGACGCGGACCGACAACCACGGCGTGCTGGTGCTGAGCGAGTTCACGGGTGCCGCCGACGAGCTGCGCCAGGCCGTCCGGGTCAACCCGCACGACATCGCCGGGCTCAAGGACGCCATCATGGAGGCCGTCGAGATGTCGCCCGCCGAGCAGGCGCGCCGCATGAGGTCGCTGCGGCGCCGCGTGCTCGACAACGACGTGAACGCCTGGTCGACCTCCTTCCTCGACGCCCTCGCCGCGGTACGCGGTCGCTGAGCCCGCCCGATACCCGCACCTCGAACGGAGAACCCGTGACGCGCCCCTGGACCCCCGGAACCGCCGACGCCGACCTGACCGCGCTGGCCGCGACCCCCCGGCTCGTGGTGGCCCTCGACTTCGACGGCACGGCCTCGCCGCTCGTCGTCGACCCGATGGCCGCCAGGGCCCATCCCGCGGTCGCCACCCAG of the Microbacterium sufflavum genome contains:
- a CDS encoding alpha,alpha-trehalose-phosphate synthase (UDP-forming), which translates into the protein MTAADFVVVANRLPVDRVVGPDGEETWRTSPGGLVAALEPMMRRVHGAWVGWPGQPDVALDPFEADGIDLIPVALSADEVADYYEGFANDTIWPLYHDVIAPPQYHREWWEAYVTVNRRFAEAAAAAVAEDGTVWVHDYQLQLVPQMVRELRPDVTIGYFHHIPFPAHGLYAQLPWRDQVLRGLLGADVIGFQRAQDATYFLTAVRRRLRYEVKGANVAVPEGGETRTALAKAFPISIDTAPYLELAARPDVRARAAEIRASLGNPKRILLGVDRLDYTKGIGHRIKAYGELLEDGRLAVEDVTLIQVASPSRERVDAYAHLRDEIELAVARINGDHDTVGHSAIRYLHQGYPREEMVALYLAADVMLVTALRDGMNLVAKEYIATRTDNHGVLVLSEFTGAADELRQAVRVNPHDIAGLKDAIMEAVEMSPAEQARRMRSLRRRVLDNDVNAWSTSFLDALAAVRGR